A region from the Onthophagus taurus isolate NC chromosome 8, IU_Otau_3.0, whole genome shotgun sequence genome encodes:
- the LOC139431049 gene encoding 52 kDa repressor of the inhibitor of the protein kinase-like, with protein MLDVKRLEQIKINRDKIKSIISTVHFLGKQNISLRGHRVYSDVVETSDVNEGNLREFIRHRIETCGDDLILKNHFETASVRNKYISPTIQNQLINCCGDEILNSTIEKIKKSKYYSIIFDETTDISHKSQMSLIVRYVDENCKICGDFLGFLDCHQENYDFTHEPLLTGKILGQTVIAFVNRICLPVHNCVGIGTDTCSVMLSDTKGAVSEIRETLINAIASPCYNHSLNLSISKATNVQAIRNTMGTIKETIAFFNSSAKGTKLLSSSIPNN; from the coding sequence ATGCTGGACGTTAAACGTTTGgagcaaattaaaattaatagagataaaataaaatctataatTAGCACGGTACATTTTTTGGggaaacaaaatatttctctTCGTGGTCATAGAGTTTACTCTGATGTTGTAGAAACGTCCGACGTTAATGAAGGAAATTTACGTGAATTTATACGACATCGGATTGAAACGTGTGGagatgatttaattttgaagaatcattttgaaacaGCTTCAGTTcgtaataaatatataagCCCTACAATACAAAATCAACTTATAAACTGTTGTGgagatgaaattttaaattctacaattgaaaaaattaaaaaaagtaaatattatAGTATCATATTTGATGAAACCACCGATATAAGTCACAAATCACAAATGTCCTTAATTGTTCGATATGTGgacgaaaattgtaaaatttgcGGAGATTTTCTTGGTTTTCTCGATTGCCATCAGGAAAATTATGACTTTACACATGAACCCTTACTCACTGGAAAAATATTAGGACAGACAGTTATTGCGTTTGTAAACAGAATATGTTTGCCAGTACATAATTGTGTTGGAATAGGTACTGATACATGCAGTGTAATGTTATCTGATACCAAAGGGGCTGTTTCAGAAATTCGGGAAACATTAATCAATGCAATTGCAAGTCCGTGCTACAATCATTCTCTTAATCTTTCAATATCCAAAGCAACTAATGTTCAAGCCATAAGAAATACAATGGGTACCATTAAAGAAACCAttgcattttttaattcttcggCTAAAGGAACAAAGTTATTAAGTTCATCAATTCCGAACAATTGA